A single Tachypleus tridentatus isolate NWPU-2018 chromosome 9, ASM421037v1, whole genome shotgun sequence DNA region contains:
- the LOC143226468 gene encoding uncharacterized protein LOC143226468 has translation MREIHVPWYYRFTLLSSFGLTSCALPEILFTILIVLQDGQLVVEKFLRLWDIQCLFSLVAGAIGIAIFWGTDPSRRTRRDNYVVVTLCLVFSIISAMITATLILVHMIMMHHLPDGGAKLLKTDENLEHHEDFPGLVVLILTDLVAFICAVGNCVGTTAYLRETRAMRKDSVRTVIYQLQMNFSNGSTRCESLDKTEEVKEKIEKDGETPEGVISPVPTAKAESMKIVRLSPSLGTVYSLPPGSLILVEKDVD, from the exons ATGAGAGAAATTCATGTTCCGTGGTATTACCGTTTTACTTTATTGTCAAGTTTTGGTTTAACATCGTGTGCTTTGCCTGAAATCCTCTTTACCATATTGATCGTTCTTCAAGACGGACAGTTGGTTGTGGAAAAATTTCTCCGTTTATGGGACATCCAGTGTTTATTTTCGCTCGTCGCTGGAGCAATCGGGATCGCCATCTTCTGGGGTACTGATCCTTCCAGACGAACAAGGCGGGATAACTACGTCGTAGTAACTTTGTGCCTGGTATTTAGCATCATCTCGGCCATGATTACCGCCACACTTATTCTCGTTCACATGATAATGATGCATCATCTGCCCGATGGGGGCGCTAAGTTATTGAAAACAG ACGAAAACTTAGAACATCACGAAGACTTTCCAGGTTTAGTGGTCTTGATACTAACTGACCTTGTTGCATTTATTTGTGCTGTGGGAAATTGTGTAGGAACAACGGCGTACCTTCGAGAGACCAGGGCAATGAGGAAAGATTCTGTTCGTACTGTTATTTATCAG TTACAAATGAATTTCTCAAATGGCTCAACTCGTTGTGAATCTTTGGATAAAACAGAAGAGGTCAAAGAGAAAATAGAAAAAGATGGTGAAACACCAGAGGGCGTAATATCTCCCGTTCCCACAGCTAAAGCAGAAAGCATGAAGATTGTGAGATTGTCACCAAGTTTGGGGACTGTATACTCTTTGCCACCTGGAAGTTTAATTCTCGTTGAAAAGGACGTTGactaa